In Halobacterium noricense, the genomic stretch GGCCATCAACTTCGCGTGGGTGAACCGCCAACTCATCACGCACGCGGTCCGCGAGACGTTCGCAGACGTCTTCGATCAGTCGTGGCAGGCTCTGGAGATGGACCTGCTGTACGACGTCGCGCACAACATCGCGAAGAAGGAGTCCCACGACGTCTACGTCGAACCGGAGGGTCGACGACTGGGCGGCGGCGACGCCGCCGGCTCCGACACTGAGGTCGCCTACAGCCTCCACGGCGACGGCGGCCGCGTCCAGCGCGACCTCTACGTCCACCGGAAGGGCGCGACGCGCGCGTTCCCCGCCGGCCACCCCGACGTGCCGAAGGCGTACCGCAACGTCGGCCAGCCCATCATCATCCCTGGCAGCATGGGCGCGGGCAGCTACATCTTGAAAGGCGGCGCGCAGTCGCTGCCGCGGTCGTTCGGTTCGACGGCACACGGCGCTGGCCGCCTGATGAGTCGCACGCAAGCCAAACGCGAGTACGGCGGCGGCGAAGTGCAGGCGGACCTCCGCGAGCAGAACGAAATTTACGTGAAAGCCGCCTCCGGCGAGACTATCGCCGAGGAAGCCCCCGGCGTCTACAAGGACGTCGACGAGGTCGTCGGCGTCTCCGACGCCCTCGACATCGGCGACCTCGTCGTTCGCACGTTCCCCATCGCGAACATCAAGGGGTAGCTACCGCGAGAATTCCGGGCCGTTCGGCCCCTGCGGGCCGCTCGGTGCCATGCCTTCCGCCAACTGCACGTACTCTGATTCGGGCTGCCCGCCGACTTCCTCGCCGTCGACGGCTTCGCCGTCCTCGCTGGACTCGGGTGGATGCGACCAGTCGGCGGCGTCGGTCCCACAGACGAATTTTACGCCGTCCGCGTCCTCGCTCTCGTACGCTCGCGGTTTGTCACCGCTCGCGGATTCCGCGGAACTACGTTCCGCGCCGTCCTCTGCGGGCGAGACGTACGTCCACCCCTCCAGCGGGAACGGCGTCACGGACTTGTCCGCGAGGTAGGGGTCGCGGTCGAGTTCAGCGACAGCGCCACAGCGCGGATAGTAGTACGACACGTCGACCATACTCGTGGTTGGGCGGCTAGCGGTTTGAGTGTCGCGCCGGCGGGCGACGAGTGCATTCCGTGGAAATCCACGAATACTGGCCTGGTGGACTGTAAGGGCGACGAGCGAGCGCGCGGCGCGTAGTGCCGCGCGTGAGGGACGAGGGCCTACTTCGGAAAGCCTTTGCTTAGACCCACGGATGCATCGGGTATGATAGACGAGACTGCCGAGGAGATTCGCGAGATGCGGACCCACTCCTCCTCGGTCGTCGCCGTGAAAGCCGCACGCGCGCTCGGAGACCTCATCGACAACGACTACCCGACCGTCGAGGAGTACGTGCGGGCGCTGGAGCGGAACAGCAACGCGCTCCGGCGCGCGAACCCCTCGCACGCGTCGCTGGTGACGACCCAGCGAGACATCGTCGAGCGGGTGCGGGACGCGGAGCCGGCGTCGGTCGTGGAAGCGAAGGAACTCACGGCCGCGGCTATCGACGACGTCGTGGAGGCCGTCGAGCAGGCGAAACACGAGGCCGCGGCGACGCTGGCCGAGCGCGTCGAGGACGGCCAGACGCTGCTGACGCACGACTACTCCTCGACGGTGCTGGAGGCGCTGGAGACGGCCGCGCAGGACGGCAAGCACCTCGACGTCTACGTGACGGAGGCCCGACCCCGACACCTCGGCCGGAAGACCGCGCGGACGCTGGCGGCCATCGACCGCATCGATCCGACGCTCATCGTGGACGGGGCGTCGGGCTACTACCTCTCGGAGTGCGACCGCGTCCTGCTCGGGATGGACTGCATCGTCGAGGACACGTACTACAACCGCGTCGGCACGTACCCGCTGGCCGCGGCGGCCAACGATACGGGGACGCCGGTGACGGTCGCGGGGTCGAGTGCGAAGCTCGTCGACGAGGGGTTCCGCTTCGAGAACGACTTCCGGGACGTCAGCGAGGTCATCCGCGAGCCGCCGGCGGGATTCGACGTGAAGAACCCGGCCTACGACGCGACGCCGACGCGGCTGCTCGACTCGGTCGTGACCGACGAAGGCGTCCGCGAGTTCTAGGTAGCGCCGTCAGCGAAGGGCTGCTCCGCCACGCGACCCCGATCGAGTGCGAGTACGGGTGGGCGCATCGCGTGAGCCCTGCCGGAACGACTAACGGCGTGGCAGCGAACGAATCGGTATGCGGCGTCTCGACGCCGACCGACTCCGGCACCACCTCGCCGGTGACCGTCGTCCCCGGCGACTCGTCGTTCTCTGTGCCGTCAGCCTCGTGAGCGTCGCGTCCGTCGCGTTCCTGCTCGGGCTGGACGCCGGCCTCTACGAATTTTCGGGCTGGCTCGTCATCGTCCCCGGGATTGCCGTCGCCGGCGGGATTCTCGGTGCCGGTCTCGTGCCGACCGTCGGCTCGCTGTGGCTCGTCGGCGTCTGGTGGTACGTCT encodes the following:
- a CDS encoding translation initiation factor eIF-2B produces the protein MIDETAEEIREMRTHSSSVVAVKAARALGDLIDNDYPTVEEYVRALERNSNALRRANPSHASLVTTQRDIVERVRDAEPASVVEAKELTAAAIDDVVEAVEQAKHEAAATLAERVEDGQTLLTHDYSSTVLEALETAAQDGKHLDVYVTEARPRHLGRKTARTLAAIDRIDPTLIVDGASGYYLSECDRVLLGMDCIVEDTYYNRVGTYPLAAAANDTGTPVTVAGSSAKLVDEGFRFENDFRDVSEVIREPPAGFDVKNPAYDATPTRLLDSVVTDEGVREF